From Tachypleus tridentatus isolate NWPU-2018 chromosome 8, ASM421037v1, whole genome shotgun sequence, a single genomic window includes:
- the gdl gene encoding gonadal protein gdl, producing MAHCQYVPNIDESLMSAVKEELARKEQLQQKHYFYLNELQNMARELPPKYQQRLPYELLSSLANSLLDGTVFEIVRGLKEIQLMKEKHLYEKRMKIINSHRGMKDNLQKKHKEIMSSHSQDSPQILITLRNTYEKELQEIEKRQTEEEGRVDMKIIIDLDQAVSDQQVTLEKAGVPGFFVTNNSNEIRLQMYLLEFILKLRSVELPND from the exons ATGGCACATTGTCAGTATGTACCAAATATCGATGAAAGTCTTATGTCAGCTGTTAAAGAAGAACTTGCTCGAAAAGAACagttacaacaaaaacattatttttatttaaatgaacttcaaaatatggcAAGAGAATTACCACC AAAATATCAACAGAGACTACCTTATGAACTGCTGTCTAGTCTAGCAAACTCTCTTCTGGATGGGACTGTTTTTGAAATAGTCCGAGGTCTAAAAGAAATACAGCTGATGAAAGAGAAACATTTGTACGAGAAAAGAATGAAGATAATAAATTCACATAGAG GCATGAAAGACAACCTTCAAAAGAAACACAAGGAAATTATGTCTTCACACAGCCAGGATTCACCTCAGATTCTTATTACCTTGAGAAATACTTATGAGAAAGAACTACAG GAAATAGAGAAACGTCAAACAGAAGAGGAGGGTCGAGTGGATATGAAGATCATTATTGATCTTGATCAAGCA GTTAGTGACCAGCAGGTTACACTAGAAAAGGCTGGAGTTCCAGGATTCTTTGTGACCAACAACTCAAATGAAATCAGACTACAGATGTACTTGTTAGAATTTATTCTAAAGTTAAGAAGTGTAGAACTCCCAAATGATTGA